ATTAGTCACTTCCTCTCGTTTCTTTACTTGTGTTCCATCTCAGCAGCAGTCCATGGCTTCTTCAAATCTCTTCAAACTAATTATATTACTCAActgtttttgttatatttatatgtttttctaatTCCACGTGTGAGGATGACTTTGAAATGTGCCTAACCCCGGTTTTGGGCACATCCGGATGAAGCTTCGTTTTCATCCCAAAATGAAACATTAACACGTAAAATAACCCTAATTAAAAACATAGGATAAGTGAAGACATTACTTACTTTTCTTCCACTGATTCTCTGGTTGCGGATAACATGTACTGGTGTTGTTGGTGTTTCTCGTTGCCTGATTCTTGAATCCGCGAGTGAGTAGTGTCGAGCTCGTTTGACCATGGAGAAATCTCGGAACCAGAAGATGGGTCTTGGTTTAAATCAAGATCCATTGTCTCTCCTTGAACACTAGTCGACATGAGAGCTCAAAGACACAAACTTTATAACCCAAAACAGAaactttgcttcttttttttttttgaatattaccAAGTCCGGCTCTGGTTTACGAGTCGCGAACAAGGAAACCGTGGAAATTGAAGTGGATGTGTGGGTAAATGTTCTCTTGATCTACCTCTAAAGTCAATCGAATCATGATTGATCCGATTGTTTATAGTTCTTTTATGATCTCCTAACTTTTGTAGTAAGTTGTTAAACTGCATGATTTAGGTCATGGCTTGaatcaatttaaaatctaataaataacaataatattttatgagAAAATACAAGAAGGAAGGTGTAGACATTATCTCCATGCAATTATGTGAAATTAGGAAAATGGAGAAGGTTGATTCCTTATATATCGTTAAGAAGACACAGTTTCATTATTTGACTGAAACAAAAagcttaaataaataaaagaaacataaGGCCGGTTCTGTTATGGTTCACACTTTTGGTTTGGGATGATGGTTCTGGTTGACTTCGTTTGGTTTGATATCTATGACTCGGTTTAATCGATTCGTACTGGTATTGgtagcaaaaaataaaaataaaggcCTTAAAATCAGATCTTCATCACTAATACATCTAGTGGGCCTAAATAAGAATGACCCAATACCCGTAACCTAACAGACACTCCACCGTTGAATATTTGCTATATATACTTCATAATCCTTATAACTTAGGGTTTCTAAATCTTCAATAATCTAACGATAAATCTTCGCGAGAAATCAGTTGCCAAAAAGGAAAGAGTGTTTGAAGGTTGACCTAACTTGATCTCTGTGTTCATTGGTCGTTGCTTGAAACTTGAAACAGTGACTATGATGATATTTAATCTTCCTAGGGATCTGCTGGAGGAGATTCTCGCTAGGGTTCCGGTGAAATCTATAAGAGCAGTGCGATCTACATGCAAAAACTGGAACGTTATATCTAAAGATGAGAGATTTGCCAATAAGCACATTGGCAAAGCAGCAGCAAGAGAAAAGCAGTACCTTATAATTGGGGATTCCATGGATTATTTGAGTAGCGTCAAGCTCTATGAAACTCACAATAAAAAGTTTGGTTTATCCATAAACGGTAAAGCTATAAGTATTGCACGAGACCATTCAGATCAAACACTCTATATATCTGAAGTCTTTCTCTCCAATGGTTTACTGCTATATGTATGCAGAAACACCACAAGCATCAGTAGGCTTTTGCTTTGGAACCCTTATTGGGGGAAAATAAGATGGATCGAATGCCCAGTATATCGTTCGTTTGAAATTTTGGCATTTGGGTGTGACAAATCTTGTGGTAGCCACAAGATTTTGAGGTTAAGCAAAGATAACCCTGACAACCACATGATGGACATCTACGATTTGAGCTCTGATTCATGGAGGACTGTTGATGTAGCTTTTGACAAGAATGTGGGGTCTTCTGAACCTGGCTTGTCTTTGAAGGGAAATACTTTTTGGTGTGCTAGCGATAATGAATCCAAAGATTATTTCTTACACTGTTTTGATTTTACAAGAGAGAGGTTTGGACCACGTCTACCTCTGCCTCCGTCCTCTTACTCTAGATATTGTGTTTTTCTATCTTCGGTTAAAGAAGAGAAGCTTGCTGTGTTATTTTCACCATGGAGTACTTTTGGGTTTGATATTTGGGTTACAAATAAGATTGAAGATCCCTACGTGGTTTCGTGGAGCAGATTCTTCAAAGTTGAAACTGAAAAAACGATACAAGACATTGATCGTGGTTTTAGGTCTGGCTACTTTTTTATTGACGAGGAGAAGAAGATCACTGTGGTTTTTGATATATATGGCGTAACTGACAGATCATACATCTGTAGTGTGGAGAGTGGTCATTTCAGAAAAGTAAATCTCAGACCATTATCAGGAGCTTTCCAACTTGTGGGATGTTATGTTCCAAGCTCTGTGCAAATTTAAGTAACAGATTGGTGATTAGTCCATTTACATGTTCTTTCAAACAGCAATAAATTCGAAGCTCTATATAATTTCTTCGATCTACACAACATATGATaaagaatttatttatttaaatatcttaaaaGAGAGAGCTTTTCCTCTCTTTTCTTTACTTTTGTACCATCTAAGCAGCAGTCCATAGCTTCTTCAAATATCTTCAAACTAATTTTGCTTaaaactctgtttttgtttcatttatatgtttttctaatTCCACGTGTGAGGATGACATCGCAGGTATCCAGGGCTGACTTTAGTTGTGTTTTGCTGAAGCATTCACTTTACGTGTGTTTTATTCTGTTCTCACTTATTTTTCATTAACATTAGCATGTAAAATAACCTTGAAATTACCAACTCAGAAGTGCCTTGCATCTGAAGCCATGTAATGGAGTTGCGAAGTGAAGATTGCTTCACCTGCTTATATTAGACTCCATCATCATTCGATTCTCATAAAGAAACGAAACCTTAAACAAACACAGAAAAAGGGAAAGCTAAAATCTTGAGGTTTTACAATAGTAATTTCGACATATACGATTTGAGCTCTAACTCATAGAGCGCTCCTAATGCCACTCGATCTTGAGAGGAATATAGAAGTGTTTCACAGACCTAACTTGCCTCTGAAGAGAAATATTTACTGACATGATAGAGATATAAAGACACTCATTATAATTGCTTTTAATTTGTTTGGACCGCGTCTGTCTTTACCTCTTCATGTGCCTAACTCTTATATTGTGTGTAATATGACTCTGTCTACGGTTAAAGAAGAGAAGCTTGCGGCGCTTTTTTATACCTGTGGCATACATTTGAGATTGATATTTGGATtaccaatatataatattgagCATGATGTGGTGTTGTGTAGCAACTTCTTTGATTGAcgaggagaagaagattgatgtGGCTTTTAGTGATATAGACGAGACTGATGAGAAAGCATACAAAACAGCTTCCATCATTGATGGGGAGATTGGGATCGTGTCAGAAAAGTGGATCTCAGACAATCTCCATACACACGACCTTGCAAACTTGTGAGCTGTTATGTTCCGAGCTCTGTGCAAATCTAAGTGAATTAGTGATTAGGCCCTTTACATGTTTTTCAAAACTATACTAGCCGATAGATAAATTTGAAGTTGTATCTCATCCTATGAAGCACGGGGACGGCAATTCACTGCCGTCTCACGTACCAGCGGCGTTTCCGGGACGGAGATGTGGTGGGACGGCGTGGGAACGTTTCCGAAACATTTCAGAGTCGGTGGAGACGGCAAAGATTTGTGGAAACGGCGTAGTTAAGTTTCGGAAACGTTTTTGAAACGTTTCTTATGTAAACTCAGTATATTTTTCtggaaaacaaaaaaggaaacacGTCATTTAGTTAAACGATTAGGGTTAAAAAGTTCTAAACCATTTTTTGATTTTAATCTTAAATAAACTCTTAttgtcttcatcttctttcttaatTGTCAATTCTCATCATCTCTTAGAGAAACACAGTAAGTACTATAACAAACTCtgttttttggtttgtcaaTTACGTATGTGTGTTGTTTCATGGTTTTTCAAATCATACGTACATAAGATATTAtagtgatgttttatttttatatgatgactatgatttggtttaaaaatttatgaatatatatattatatatgtatatatatttttataggcATATCCATGCCGTACCCGTATCCATAAATTTTAAGTTTAGCCGTTTCCCGTCCCTGCTCCCGTCCCCGTATCTGTGCCCGTATCCGTTCCGCTGCAACATAGATCTCATCTCTCCTTTGCAATATGTGATCGAAAATTAATTTACTTCTATTTTACAAAACGGAGAGAGAGCTACAGATTCAGTTAAACAAACTTATAAAAATCTATGTTACATGTAATGGGCCTAAATAATACTGACCCAACAAAAGTAATCTTTGTTGGAGTTCGGAGACATTAACATTCTGATATACTTAagttttagggtttcttaaCAAACTATCGACAGCCACTTGAGAAAGAAAAGTCAGAGAGTCTTTGAAACTTGAAACAGAATTAAGATGAGAATGACCAATCTTCCAAGGGATTTGGTGGAGAAGATCCTCTCTAGGGTCCCGGTGAAAACTATACCAGCAGTGCGATCTACTTGCAAAAACTGGAATCTTATATCTAAAGATGAGAGATTTGCCAATAAGCACATTGAAAATgcagcaacagcagcagcaaGAGAAAAGGAGTTTCTGATGATCACGACGGGGGATACCATGGTTTACTTGGTTAGGTTCAATCTCTATGAAACTTGCAACAAAAACTTCGATGTATCCATAAACCGTACATGTATAAGTATTCCACGAGAACATTTACAGTTTTCAGATGAAACACTCGTTAGAAGTCAAGTTCTTGTCTCCAGCGGTTTACTGATATGTGTATGGAGAAACATCAAAAGCAAGCTCTTGGTTTGGAACCCGTATTGGGGAAAACCAAGATGGATAGATTGCCCAACTATGTATTGTTCGTATGAAAGGTTTGCTTTCGGCTATGATACATCTTGTGGTAGGCACAAGATCTTGAGGTTTAGCAGTGACAAACCCAACAGGCACGTGGAAATCTATGATTTGAGCTTTGACTCATGGAGGACTGTTGACGCACCTTCGCGCAGGAATATAATAGAGTACATTGTGCCTGGCTTGTCTTTGAAGGGGAATACTTATTGGTATGCTAGAGATTCTGAATCAAGATATGGTTTAAGCTGTTTTGATTTTACAAGAGAGAGATTTGGACCGCATCTGCCCCTACCTCCGTGCTCTTACTCTAATTACTATGCTGTTTCTCTATCTTCGGTTAAAGAGGAGAAGCTTGCAGTGTTATTTGCCTCAATGTATCCTAGTCTTGGGCTTGATATTTGGGTAACGAATAAGATCGAACCCTACGAGGTGTCCTGGAGCAAATTCTTCAGAGTTGAAGCGAGGCAACACATTGATCATTGTGTTAAGTCTGGCCATTTTTTTATTGACGAGGAGAAGAAGGTCGTTGTCGTTTTTGATAGACATAACAATGCATGGGTCATTAGTGGGGAGAGTGGTCATTTCAGAAAAGTTGATCTCAGACAATACTCAGAAGCTTTCGATCTTGTCGGCTGTTATGTTCCAAGCTCCGTGCAAACCTAGGTACGTAACAGATTAGCGATTTCTTTCAAACAATAATAATCTTCAAGATGTATCTCATCTGCTATGTATATGCGGTAGAATCTATATATGCAATAGATGatgaataattaatttatttaatattcacAGAAGAGGGAGCGCTCTTCCTCTCCTTTTGAGAAGCAACTCCATGCTGTGGCTGTGGGCGTGGGGGCAGTTTACTTGTGTTCCATCTCAGCAGCAGTCCATGATTTCCTCTGCCctgtgtttttttctctttgctaCAACTTTGTTAGTTCCTCTACTTATACAAATTAACATGAAAGCAAATagcaacatattttttaaaaattacatctGCGCGGACCGGAAAATTTAGTTGTTTATTTTTCCGCAATGACTCTTCTATGTATCttgattaaaaattgaaaatagtataaatttaaagttgtgtttcaaaaaaaaagaagtaaaaattTAAGGTCGCTTCTAATACGTCTAATGGGGCCTAAACAAGACTAGCCCAACATCTCAATACTTTACTGAGTCTTAGGGTTTCTGTTACTTCTATAACAAACTATCGTCAGCAACTCGAAGAAAACACACACAACCACAAAGGAAAAAAGAACTGCGTCTTTTATAGGTGGATTGGACTTATTCGTTTCCGCAAAGGTTTGAAAGTTGAAAGAAAACATGACGATGACAATTAACGATCTTCCACAAGATTTGGTGGAGGAGATACTCTGCAGGGTTCCGGTGAAATCTATCGGAGTAGTGCGGTCTACTTGCAAAAACTGGAACGTTTTATCCAAAGATGAGAGATTTGCCAATAAGCACATTGACAGAGCAGCAGCTGCAGCAAGAGAAAAGGAGTACCTTATAATCACTGCGGGGGGTTCCATGGATTATTTGACTAGCGTCAATCTCTATGAAACTCGCaacaaaaactttgatttatcCATAAACCGTAAAGGAATAAGTATTGAACGAGAACATTCAGAGGAAATAGTCTTTATATCTCAAGCCTTTTTCTCCAATGGTTTATTGCTCTGTGTATGGAGAAACAACGAAAATAGGCTTTTGGTTTGGAACCCTTATTGGGGGAAAAGAAGATGGATCGAATGCCCACCACACTGTTTGAATGAAAGGTTTGCTTTCGGCTATGATAGATCTTGTGGTAGCCACAAAATCTTGAGGTTCAGCAATGATAACCCCCGCATGGAAATCTTCTATTTGAGGTCTGATTCATGGAGGACTTATGATGCCTCTTTTAACAGAAATACAATAAAGTATAATGAACCTGGCATGTCTCTGAAGGGAAACACTTATTGGTATGTTACAGATTATGAATCAGAAGATGGTTTCTTACACTGTTTTGATTTTACAAGAGAGAGTTTTGGACCGCGTCTGCCTCTACCTCCATGCTCTCACTCCTTTCATACTGTTTGACTATCTTCGGTTAAAGAGGAGAAGCTTGCACTGTTATTTGTCATATCTGGGCTTGATGATATTTGGGTTACAAATAAGATTGAACCCTACGAAGTGTCCTGGAGCAAATTCTTTAAAGTTGAAACGATGCAACACATTAACTCTCAGCCATTTTTTTATTGACGAGGAGAGGAAGGTCATTGTGGTTTTTGATAGATATGACAATGCATACCACATTTGCGGGGAGAGTGGTCCTTTCAGAAAAATGTATCCCAGAGTATATAGTAAACTAGTGGtgtgtccgcgctacgcgcggattgTTAGCTTTTTGTGTTATTTagatatgaatattttttggtGATGTTGTTGTCTAGTTTTTGATATTCAACTGATGTAGcaatttgtatgtttttgtataatttgaaaTGCAGACAATGTTTTGACATTTGTGTCAATGAGGTTGTATTGTTGATGTTTGATGCGTTTAATTCATGGAAGTAGAAGAAACCTTTCATGTTAGACATGTGTATGGTTTGTAGTTCACCTTTTGTGCTTAATGTATTAGATAAATGTGCAAATTACTAATTATGTATGTGTGCAGACATAGAGAAATAGTTAGAGTGATAAGTGTATATGATTTTGAAGGTTGAGTGTCAATATATCTGTAAATATTGAGCAGAATGTTTTAACCCATTAAGTCATTGTACTTTTAG
This DNA window, taken from Raphanus sativus cultivar WK10039 unplaced genomic scaffold, ASM80110v3 Scaffold0701, whole genome shotgun sequence, encodes the following:
- the LOC130502830 gene encoding putative F-box protein At3g20705, translating into MMIFNLPRDLLEEILARVPVKSIRAVRSTCKNWNVISKDERFANKHIGKAAAREKQYLIIGDSMDYLSSVKLYETHNKKFGLSINGKAISIARDHSDQTLYISEVFLSNGLLLYVCRNTTSISRLLLWNPYWGKIRWIECPVYRSFEILAFGCDKSCGSHKILRLSKDNPDNHMMDIYDLSSDSWRTVDVAFDKNVGSSEPGLSLKGNTFWCASDNESKDYFLHCFDFTRERFGPRLPLPPSSYSRYCVFLSSVKEEKLAVLFSPWSTFGFDIWVTNKIEDPYVVSWSRFFKVETEKTIQDIDRGFRSGYFFIDEEKKITVVFDIYGVTDRSYICSVESGHFRKVNLRPLSGAFQLVGCYVPSSVQI
- the LOC108807725 gene encoding putative F-box protein At3g20705 encodes the protein MRMTNLPRDLVEKILSRVPVKTIPAVRSTCKNWNLISKDERFANKHIENAATAAAREKEFLMITTGDTMVYLVRFNLYETCNKNFDVSINRTCISIPREHLQFSDETLVRSQVLVSSGLLICVWRNIKSKLLVWNPYWGKPRWIDCPTMYCSYERFAFGYDTSCGRHKILRFSSDKPNRHVEIYDLSFDSWRTVDAPSRRNIIEYIVPGLSLKGNTYWYARDSESRYGLSCFDFTRERFGPHLPLPPCSYSNYYAVSLSSVKEEKLAVLFASMYPSLGLDIWVTNKIEPYEVSWSKFFRVEARQHIDHCVKSGHFFIDEEKKVVVVFDRHNNAWVISGESGHFRKVDLRQYSEAFDLVGCYVPSSVQT
- the LOC130494441 gene encoding putative F-box protein At3g20705, which produces MTMTINDLPQDLVEEILCRVPVKSIGVVRSTCKNWNVLSKDERFANKHIDRAAAAAREKEYLIITAGGSMDYLTSVNLYETRNKNFDLSINRKGISIEREHSEEIVFISQAFFSNGLLLCVWRNNENRLLVWNPYWGKRRWIECPPHCLNERFAFGYDRSCGSHKILRFSNDNPRMEIFYLRSDSWRTYDASFNRNTIKYNEPGMSLKGNTYWYVTDYESEDGFLHCFDFTRESFGPRLPLPPCSHSFHTV